The following proteins are co-located in the Rattus norvegicus strain BN/NHsdMcwi chromosome X, GRCr8, whole genome shotgun sequence genome:
- the Rap2c gene encoding ras-related protein Rap-2c, translating into MREYKVVVLGSGGVGKSALTVQFVTGTFIEKYDPTIEDFYRKEIEVDSSPSVLEILDTAGTEQFASMRDLYIKNGQGFILVYSLVNQQSFQDIKPMRDQIVRVKRYEKVPLILVGNKVDLEPEREVMSSEGRALAQEWGCPFMETSAKSKSMVDELFAEIVRQMNYSSLPEKQDQCCTTCVVQ; encoded by the exons ATGAGGGAATACAAGGTAGTGGTGTTAGGGAGCGGAGGGGTTGGCAAATCTGCCCTCACTGTGCAGTTTGTCACCGGGACTTTCATTGAGAAATATGACCCCACCATTGAAGATTTCTACCGCAAAGAGATCGAAGTGGACTCTTCTCCGTCAGTACTGGAAATTCTGGACACCGCGGGAACAGAGCAGTTTGCCTCCATGAGAGATCTGTACATCAAAAACGGCCAAGGTTTCATCCTGGTGTATAGTTTGGTTAATCAACAGTCTTTTCAG GATATCAAGCCAATGAGAGATCAGATTGTGAGAGTGAAGAGATACGAGAAAGTTCCACTAATCCTAGTAGGAAACAAAGTGGATCTGGAACCAGAAAGAGAGGTTATGTCTTCTGAAGGCAGAGCTCTGGCTCAAGAATGGGGCTGTCCTTTCATGGAAACATCAGCAAAAAGTAAATCAATGGTGGATGAACTTTTTGCTGAGATCGTCAGGCAAATGAACTATTCATCCCTACCCGAGAAGCAAGATCAGTGTTGTACAACTTGTGTTGtccagtaa